One Setaria italica strain Yugu1 chromosome II, Setaria_italica_v2.0, whole genome shotgun sequence DNA segment encodes these proteins:
- the LOC101767782 gene encoding probable LRR receptor-like serine/threonine-protein kinase At1g56130 isoform X2, translating to MRRRYSSSSSSSGVLAWLLLVCSCFEKPLVQAQQAARTDPIEAAALNTILGRWGQKAMPSPAWNISGEPCSGAAVDGTGLDGNNDFNPGITCACSFGVNSSVCHITMLKVYALNVVGQIPSELQNLTYLTYLNLDLNYLTGPIPSFIGHFSAMQHLSLGFNPLSGPLPKELGNLTNVNLLGISLDNFTGGLPEELGNLSKLEQLYIDSSGFSGPFPSTFSKLKKLRILRASDNDFTGKIPYYFGSLTNLEDLVLYGNSFEGPIPASLSNLTRLTNLIIGDIVNGSSSLAFISNLTSLSTLILRNCKLSGNLGAVNISKLANLILLDLSFNNITGQVPRSILTLDKLEFLILGNNSLSGSLPDVKSASLKNLDFSYNLLTGKFPSWATERYLHLNLVANNFVLDSTDDSILPSGLNCLQQDTPCFLGSPQYYSFAVDCGGNRSMVGSDSTMYDLDPTDLGASSYYVSGQTRWGVSNVGKFNQAPNGSNIIYSSNQQFQNTADSELFQTARMSASSLRYYGLGLENGNYTVVLQFAETAYPDTQTWQSLGRRVFDIYVQGSLREKNFNIRKTAGGKSFAAVSKSYTATVSKNFLEIHLFWAGKGTCCIPKQGYYGPMISALSVTPNFTPTVRNGVPKKKSKAGAIAGIVIGASVLGLVALFGIFLFTKRRRRLARQQQELYDLIGQPDVFSYAELKLATDNFSPQNILGEGGYGPVYKGTLTDGRVIAVKQLSQSSHQGKRQFVAEVATISAVQHRNLVKLHGCCIDSNTHLLVYEYLENGSLDRALFGHSSLILDWTTRFEIILGIARGLTYLHEESSIRIVHRDIKASNVLLDTDLTPKVSDFGLAKLYEENKSHVSTSRIAGTFGYLAPEYAMRGQLTEKADVFAFGVVVLEVVSGRSNTDNSLEERNVYLLERAWGLYEGNQPLQILDPRLEEFYAEEVLRVIRVALICTQGSPHQRPAMSRVVAMLTGKAEVAEEVAKPSYVITESQLRDGDSGCTTSSYWASTSTPEFSRQKEVDPLTRSPTITGASHEIEGR from the exons ATGAGGCGTcgctacagcagcagcagcagcagcagcggtgtGCTGGCGTGGCTGCTGCTCGTGTGCTCATGCTTCGAAAAACCTCTGGTTCAGGCTCAGCAAGCAGCAAGAACTGATCCGATCGAAG cggcggcgctgaACACTATCCTGGGGAGATGGGGCCAGAAGGCGATGCCGTCGCCGGCGTGGAACATCAGCGGCGAGCCctgcagcggcgccgccgtcgacggcaCCGGGCTCGACGGCAACAACGATTTCAACCCGGGAATCACGTGCGCCTGCTCCTTCGGCGTCAACAGCTCCGTCTGCCACATCACCATGCT GAAGGTATACGCCCTGAACGTTGTTGGTCAGATACCTTCAGAGCTGCAGAACCTCACCTATCTAACTTACCT GAACCTGGATCTAAATTACTTGACAGGTCCCATTCCATCATTCATTGGGCACTTTTCTGCAATGCAACACTT GAGCCTGGGATTTAATCCATTATCTGGACCACTTCCAAAGGAACTTGGGAATCTCACGAATGTCAACTTGCT AGGCATCAGTTTGGACAATTTTACTGGTGGGCTTCCTGAAGAACTGGGCAACCTTTCCAAACTTGAGCAATT GTACATTGATAGTAGTGGCTTTAGCGGTCCATTCCCTTCAACATTCTCAAAGCTTAAGAAGCTGAGGATTCT GCGAGCATCAGATAATGATTTCACAGGGAAAATACCTTATTATTTCGGGAGTTTGACTAATTTGGAAGACCT GGTACTGTATGGAAATTCTTTTGAAGGCCCGATTCCAGCAAGTTTGTCTAATCTAACTAGGTTGACTAACTT AATTATTGGTGATATTGTAAATGGAAGCTCTTCATTGGCCTTCATCAGTAATCTGACATCTTTGAGTACCCT GATATTGAGGAACTGCAAGTTATCTGGTAATCTTGGAGCAGTTAATATTTCTAAGCTTGCAAATTTAATCTTGCT GGACTTGAGTTTTAATAATATCACAGGCCAAGTTCCTCGATCAATCCTTACTCTGGACAAACTTGAATTCCT GATTCTTGGGAACAATAGCCTTTCAGGAAGCCTGCCTGATGTGAAAAGTGCTTCATTAAAAAATTT AGATTTTTCATATAACCTGCTCACTGGAAAATTTCCTTCTTGGGCCACTGAGAGATATTTGCATCT GAATTTGGTGGCAAACAACTTCGTTCTCGATAGCACCGATGACAG TATTCTACCTTCAGGACTAAACTGCCTCCAGCAAGACACTCCTTGTTTCCTTGGTTCTCCACAAT ATTATTCCTTCGCGGTAGACTGCGGCGGTAACAGGTCTATGGTAGGGTCAGATAGTACTATGTACGATTTAGATCCTACAGACCTTGGGGCTTCATCATATTATGTTAGCGGTCAAACAAGATGGGGTGTCAGCAATGTAGGAAAATTCAACCAGGCCCCAAATGGAAGTAACATAATATATAGCTCCAACCAACAGTTTCAAAACACAGCAGATTCAGAACTGTTCCAAACAGCAAGGATGTCGGCATCGTCACTGAGATACTATGGTCTTGGACTTGAGAATGGAAATTACACTGTTGTGCTACAATTTGCAGAAACTGCTTATCCCGACACACAGACTTGGCAAAGCCTAGGAAGGAGAGTCTTTGACATATATGTTCAG GGTTCTCTTAGAGAAAAGAACTTCAATATAAGGAAAACGGCTGGTGGAAAATCTTTTGCTGCAGTTAGCAAGAGTTACACAGCAACTGTGTCGAAAAACTTCCTTGAGATCCATCTCTTCTGGGCTGGCAAGGGCACTTGCTGCATCCCTAAACAAGGTTACTATGGGCCGATGATCTCAGCATTAAGCGTCACTCCAA ATTTTACTCCAACTGTACGAAATGGtgtaccgaaaaagaaaagcaaagctGGCGCAATAGCTGGAATAGTGATTGGTGCATCAGTTTTAGGATTAGTAGCCTTATTTGGAATATTTCTGTTCacaaaaaggagaagaaggctAGCGCGACAGCAACAAG AACTGTATGACCTGATTGGACAGCCTGATGTCTTCAGTTATGCTGAACTCAAGTTAGCTACAGACAATTTCAGCCCTCAGAACATTCTTGGAGAAGGCGGATACGGACCAGTCTATAAG GGTACGCTAACTGATGGAAGAGTGATAGCTGTGAAACAACTTTCTCAATCATCTCATCAGGGGAAAAGACAGTTCGTGGCAGAGGTTGCAACGATTTCTGCAGTCCAACACAGGAATCTTGTCAAACTGCATGGATGCTGCATTGACAGTAACACGCATCTGTTGGTTTATGAGTACCTTGAAAATGGAAGCCTAGATCGAGCTCTCTTTG GACACAGTAGCTTGATACTAGACTGGACAACACGCTTTGAGATCATCTTAGGCATCGCAAGAGGACTAACTTATCTTCATGAGGAGTCCAGCATCCGCATCGTGCATAGGGACATCAAGGCCAGCAATGTGCTACTTGACACCGATCTCACCCCCAAGGTCTCCGATTTTGGACTCGCCAAGCTCTACGAAGAGAACAAGTCCCATGTCAGCACGTCAAGAATTGCTGGCACATT TGGCTATCTGGCTCCTGAGTATGCAATGAGAGGCCAGCTGACTGAAAAAGCTGACGTTTTCGCATTCGGGGTTGTCGTCCTGGAGGTTGTTTCTGGTCGATCGAACACCGATAACTCCCTCGAGGAAAGGAACGTCTATCTCTTAGAGCGG GCCTGGGGCCTGTATGAAGGGAATCAACCACTGCAAATCCTGGACCCGAGGCTCGAGGAATTCTATGCTGAGGAAGTTCTGAGAGTCATCCGTGTCGCGCTCATCTGCACACAGGGCTCACCGCACCAGCGACCGGCAATGTCGAGGGTCGTGGCGATGCTTACTGGAAAAGCTGAGGTGGCTGAGGAGGTGGCGAAGCCAAGCTACGTCATCACTGAATCGCAGCTCAGGGACGGGGACAGTGGCTGCACCACGAGCAGCTACTGGGCTTCGACGAGCACCCCTGAGTTCAGCAGGCAGAAAGAGGTCGACCCTCTCACCCGATCGCCGACGATCACCGGAGCAAGTCACGAGATTGAGGGAAGGTGA
- the LOC101767782 gene encoding probable LRR receptor-like serine/threonine-protein kinase At1g56130 isoform X1, with the protein MRRRYSSSSSSSGVLAWLLLVCSCFEKPLVQAQQAARTDPIEAAALNTILGRWGQKAMPSPAWNISGEPCSGAAVDGTGLDGNNDFNPGITCACSFGVNSSVCHITMLKVYALNVVGQIPSELQNLTYLTYLCFWCCFRNLDLNYLTGPIPSFIGHFSAMQHLSLGFNPLSGPLPKELGNLTNVNLLGISLDNFTGGLPEELGNLSKLEQLYIDSSGFSGPFPSTFSKLKKLRILRASDNDFTGKIPYYFGSLTNLEDLVLYGNSFEGPIPASLSNLTRLTNLIIGDIVNGSSSLAFISNLTSLSTLILRNCKLSGNLGAVNISKLANLILLDLSFNNITGQVPRSILTLDKLEFLILGNNSLSGSLPDVKSASLKNLDFSYNLLTGKFPSWATERYLHLNLVANNFVLDSTDDSILPSGLNCLQQDTPCFLGSPQYYSFAVDCGGNRSMVGSDSTMYDLDPTDLGASSYYVSGQTRWGVSNVGKFNQAPNGSNIIYSSNQQFQNTADSELFQTARMSASSLRYYGLGLENGNYTVVLQFAETAYPDTQTWQSLGRRVFDIYVQGSLREKNFNIRKTAGGKSFAAVSKSYTATVSKNFLEIHLFWAGKGTCCIPKQGYYGPMISALSVTPNFTPTVRNGVPKKKSKAGAIAGIVIGASVLGLVALFGIFLFTKRRRRLARQQQELYDLIGQPDVFSYAELKLATDNFSPQNILGEGGYGPVYKGTLTDGRVIAVKQLSQSSHQGKRQFVAEVATISAVQHRNLVKLHGCCIDSNTHLLVYEYLENGSLDRALFGHSSLILDWTTRFEIILGIARGLTYLHEESSIRIVHRDIKASNVLLDTDLTPKVSDFGLAKLYEENKSHVSTSRIAGTFGYLAPEYAMRGQLTEKADVFAFGVVVLEVVSGRSNTDNSLEERNVYLLERAWGLYEGNQPLQILDPRLEEFYAEEVLRVIRVALICTQGSPHQRPAMSRVVAMLTGKAEVAEEVAKPSYVITESQLRDGDSGCTTSSYWASTSTPEFSRQKEVDPLTRSPTITGASHEIEGR; encoded by the exons ATGAGGCGTcgctacagcagcagcagcagcagcagcggtgtGCTGGCGTGGCTGCTGCTCGTGTGCTCATGCTTCGAAAAACCTCTGGTTCAGGCTCAGCAAGCAGCAAGAACTGATCCGATCGAAG cggcggcgctgaACACTATCCTGGGGAGATGGGGCCAGAAGGCGATGCCGTCGCCGGCGTGGAACATCAGCGGCGAGCCctgcagcggcgccgccgtcgacggcaCCGGGCTCGACGGCAACAACGATTTCAACCCGGGAATCACGTGCGCCTGCTCCTTCGGCGTCAACAGCTCCGTCTGCCACATCACCATGCT GAAGGTATACGCCCTGAACGTTGTTGGTCAGATACCTTCAGAGCTGCAGAACCTCACCTATCTAACTTACCT ATGTTTCTGGTGTTGTTTCAGGAACCTGGATCTAAATTACTTGACAGGTCCCATTCCATCATTCATTGGGCACTTTTCTGCAATGCAACACTT GAGCCTGGGATTTAATCCATTATCTGGACCACTTCCAAAGGAACTTGGGAATCTCACGAATGTCAACTTGCT AGGCATCAGTTTGGACAATTTTACTGGTGGGCTTCCTGAAGAACTGGGCAACCTTTCCAAACTTGAGCAATT GTACATTGATAGTAGTGGCTTTAGCGGTCCATTCCCTTCAACATTCTCAAAGCTTAAGAAGCTGAGGATTCT GCGAGCATCAGATAATGATTTCACAGGGAAAATACCTTATTATTTCGGGAGTTTGACTAATTTGGAAGACCT GGTACTGTATGGAAATTCTTTTGAAGGCCCGATTCCAGCAAGTTTGTCTAATCTAACTAGGTTGACTAACTT AATTATTGGTGATATTGTAAATGGAAGCTCTTCATTGGCCTTCATCAGTAATCTGACATCTTTGAGTACCCT GATATTGAGGAACTGCAAGTTATCTGGTAATCTTGGAGCAGTTAATATTTCTAAGCTTGCAAATTTAATCTTGCT GGACTTGAGTTTTAATAATATCACAGGCCAAGTTCCTCGATCAATCCTTACTCTGGACAAACTTGAATTCCT GATTCTTGGGAACAATAGCCTTTCAGGAAGCCTGCCTGATGTGAAAAGTGCTTCATTAAAAAATTT AGATTTTTCATATAACCTGCTCACTGGAAAATTTCCTTCTTGGGCCACTGAGAGATATTTGCATCT GAATTTGGTGGCAAACAACTTCGTTCTCGATAGCACCGATGACAG TATTCTACCTTCAGGACTAAACTGCCTCCAGCAAGACACTCCTTGTTTCCTTGGTTCTCCACAAT ATTATTCCTTCGCGGTAGACTGCGGCGGTAACAGGTCTATGGTAGGGTCAGATAGTACTATGTACGATTTAGATCCTACAGACCTTGGGGCTTCATCATATTATGTTAGCGGTCAAACAAGATGGGGTGTCAGCAATGTAGGAAAATTCAACCAGGCCCCAAATGGAAGTAACATAATATATAGCTCCAACCAACAGTTTCAAAACACAGCAGATTCAGAACTGTTCCAAACAGCAAGGATGTCGGCATCGTCACTGAGATACTATGGTCTTGGACTTGAGAATGGAAATTACACTGTTGTGCTACAATTTGCAGAAACTGCTTATCCCGACACACAGACTTGGCAAAGCCTAGGAAGGAGAGTCTTTGACATATATGTTCAG GGTTCTCTTAGAGAAAAGAACTTCAATATAAGGAAAACGGCTGGTGGAAAATCTTTTGCTGCAGTTAGCAAGAGTTACACAGCAACTGTGTCGAAAAACTTCCTTGAGATCCATCTCTTCTGGGCTGGCAAGGGCACTTGCTGCATCCCTAAACAAGGTTACTATGGGCCGATGATCTCAGCATTAAGCGTCACTCCAA ATTTTACTCCAACTGTACGAAATGGtgtaccgaaaaagaaaagcaaagctGGCGCAATAGCTGGAATAGTGATTGGTGCATCAGTTTTAGGATTAGTAGCCTTATTTGGAATATTTCTGTTCacaaaaaggagaagaaggctAGCGCGACAGCAACAAG AACTGTATGACCTGATTGGACAGCCTGATGTCTTCAGTTATGCTGAACTCAAGTTAGCTACAGACAATTTCAGCCCTCAGAACATTCTTGGAGAAGGCGGATACGGACCAGTCTATAAG GGTACGCTAACTGATGGAAGAGTGATAGCTGTGAAACAACTTTCTCAATCATCTCATCAGGGGAAAAGACAGTTCGTGGCAGAGGTTGCAACGATTTCTGCAGTCCAACACAGGAATCTTGTCAAACTGCATGGATGCTGCATTGACAGTAACACGCATCTGTTGGTTTATGAGTACCTTGAAAATGGAAGCCTAGATCGAGCTCTCTTTG GACACAGTAGCTTGATACTAGACTGGACAACACGCTTTGAGATCATCTTAGGCATCGCAAGAGGACTAACTTATCTTCATGAGGAGTCCAGCATCCGCATCGTGCATAGGGACATCAAGGCCAGCAATGTGCTACTTGACACCGATCTCACCCCCAAGGTCTCCGATTTTGGACTCGCCAAGCTCTACGAAGAGAACAAGTCCCATGTCAGCACGTCAAGAATTGCTGGCACATT TGGCTATCTGGCTCCTGAGTATGCAATGAGAGGCCAGCTGACTGAAAAAGCTGACGTTTTCGCATTCGGGGTTGTCGTCCTGGAGGTTGTTTCTGGTCGATCGAACACCGATAACTCCCTCGAGGAAAGGAACGTCTATCTCTTAGAGCGG GCCTGGGGCCTGTATGAAGGGAATCAACCACTGCAAATCCTGGACCCGAGGCTCGAGGAATTCTATGCTGAGGAAGTTCTGAGAGTCATCCGTGTCGCGCTCATCTGCACACAGGGCTCACCGCACCAGCGACCGGCAATGTCGAGGGTCGTGGCGATGCTTACTGGAAAAGCTGAGGTGGCTGAGGAGGTGGCGAAGCCAAGCTACGTCATCACTGAATCGCAGCTCAGGGACGGGGACAGTGGCTGCACCACGAGCAGCTACTGGGCTTCGACGAGCACCCCTGAGTTCAGCAGGCAGAAAGAGGTCGACCCTCTCACCCGATCGCCGACGATCACCGGAGCAAGTCACGAGATTGAGGGAAGGTGA